In Desulfovibrio sp., the following are encoded in one genomic region:
- a CDS encoding HDIG domain-containing protein has product MSGILSRLKRNNQPPKPAAPCQPGQACQPLTWGLGVLLLVIFGASVLSAVRFESPVKVFLAGEIATQAVTADQNLRYEDREATIRKREQVADNQPPVFDLSPAPYESIRKHVTDILSQTRKQDEDLEKLRAAISEDLNAEISRETVSLWRSPEFQDLMHLQILPWLKETYAKGVASHPGVFLSYKQGILLRELPSGMETLYLDGPGMVDLERLKDELDQLLRKDIKKTIKVRKAVFALVGPFLQPNLVFNQETTQARKHEIVVAMEPVYSNIYKGEVVVRQGERVTPEQQTKLQTLYAHRTSSIRPFAVPGTFLLACLFFVLLHLSQGKKSGIRAVSNRDWLALALTTAFLVLLAKFVELARLSDAHVPAFLRTSQVAFGLPIAGAAGVLAMFLSPTLCSFAVLLISYLVTNEVGGNLYLFSYYLLGGFVYANIIRNCETRHDVLRSVLPLAALCVVSWFGIVLVQEGGGGELYWAGFVHAAFNAVFSLLLVLGLSPILEMVFGYTSRFKMMELMSLEQPLLQDLMVTAPGTYHHSIIVANMVEAAARAIGANALLAKVAALYHDIGKLKNPQYFIENQYGRENKHDKLSPSMSALILISHAKKGVELAREHKLGDEIAELIGQHHGMTLITYFYHKAQEQAEAKGEEPVREDEFRYPGPKPQTKEAGIIMLADAIEASSRTLVDPTPSRIKGHIQAIMRKLYNEGELDGSELTLRDLTQASDTFHRILTGIFHHRIEYPGGDRGKDKPKENGEKTKELSVKPKELSDKTKDNIEKPKESGEKAKGNGAKAGRAEKAA; this is encoded by the coding sequence ATGAGCGGCATACTCAGCCGTCTGAAAAGAAATAACCAGCCTCCCAAACCGGCAGCTCCGTGCCAGCCGGGACAGGCCTGCCAGCCCCTTACCTGGGGACTGGGAGTTCTTCTTCTTGTAATCTTCGGGGCGAGCGTTCTCTCCGCAGTGCGCTTTGAATCCCCGGTGAAGGTCTTTCTGGCTGGCGAGATTGCAACCCAGGCGGTCACCGCGGACCAGAACCTGCGCTACGAAGACCGCGAGGCCACCATACGAAAACGCGAGCAGGTGGCGGACAACCAGCCCCCCGTGTTCGATTTGAGCCCCGCCCCGTACGAATCGATCAGAAAACACGTCACCGACATTCTCTCCCAGACCAGAAAACAAGACGAGGACTTAGAAAAGCTCCGCGCCGCCATTTCGGAAGATCTGAACGCCGAAATCAGCAGGGAGACCGTGTCGCTCTGGCGTTCGCCTGAGTTCCAGGACCTCATGCACCTGCAAATCCTGCCATGGCTCAAGGAGACATACGCCAAAGGCGTGGCCTCGCATCCGGGCGTGTTCTTGTCCTACAAGCAGGGAATCCTTCTTCGCGAGCTCCCTTCAGGGATGGAGACCCTCTATCTGGACGGGCCGGGCATGGTGGACCTGGAAAGGCTCAAGGACGAGCTGGACCAGCTGCTCCGCAAGGACATCAAGAAGACCATCAAGGTCCGCAAGGCGGTTTTCGCTCTGGTGGGTCCGTTCCTGCAACCCAACCTGGTTTTCAACCAGGAGACCACCCAGGCCCGCAAGCACGAAATCGTCGTGGCTATGGAGCCGGTCTATTCCAATATCTACAAGGGCGAAGTGGTGGTCCGCCAGGGCGAGCGGGTCACCCCCGAGCAGCAGACCAAGCTCCAGACGTTGTACGCCCACAGAACCAGCTCCATAAGGCCCTTCGCGGTGCCGGGAACGTTTCTTCTGGCCTGCCTGTTCTTCGTGCTGCTCCATCTTTCCCAGGGCAAGAAGTCCGGCATCCGCGCAGTGAGCAACCGCGACTGGCTGGCCCTGGCCCTGACCACGGCGTTTCTGGTGCTCTTGGCCAAGTTCGTGGAACTGGCCCGGCTCTCGGATGCCCATGTCCCGGCCTTCTTGCGGACCAGCCAGGTGGCCTTCGGCCTGCCCATCGCCGGGGCCGCCGGCGTGCTGGCCATGTTTTTATCCCCGACATTGTGTTCATTCGCCGTCCTGCTCATTTCATATCTGGTTACCAACGAGGTGGGCGGCAACCTCTATCTGTTCAGCTACTACCTGTTGGGCGGGTTCGTTTACGCGAACATCATACGCAACTGCGAAACCCGCCACGACGTGCTGCGTTCCGTACTGCCCCTTGCCGCTCTGTGCGTGGTGTCCTGGTTCGGCATCGTGCTGGTTCAGGAAGGGGGCGGGGGCGAGCTCTATTGGGCCGGCTTTGTCCATGCCGCGTTCAACGCGGTGTTCTCGCTGCTCCTGGTGCTGGGGCTAAGCCCCATCCTGGAGATGGTTTTCGGCTACACATCGCGCTTTAAGATGATGGAGCTCATGAGCCTGGAGCAGCCCCTTCTGCAGGATCTCATGGTCACCGCGCCGGGCACCTATCATCACTCCATAATAGTGGCCAACATGGTGGAAGCGGCGGCCCGGGCCATCGGGGCCAACGCGCTTCTGGCCAAGGTGGCGGCCCTGTACCACGACATCGGCAAGCTCAAGAACCCGCAGTATTTCATAGAGAACCAGTACGGACGGGAAAACAAGCACGACAAGCTCTCGCCCTCCATGAGCGCGCTCATCCTCATCTCCCACGCCAAGAAGGGCGTGGAGCTGGCCCGCGAACACAAGCTGGGCGACGAGATCGCCGAGCTTATCGGCCAGCACCACGGCATGACGCTCATCACCTACTTCTACCACAAGGCCCAGGAACAGGCCGAGGCCAAGGGGGAGGAGCCGGTCCGCGAGGACGAATTCCGCTACCCCGGCCCCAAGCCGCAGACCAAGGAAGCGGGCATCATCATGCTGGCGGACGCCATCGAGGCCTCCAGCCGCACCTTGGTCGATCCCACGCCCAGCCGCATCAAGGGCCACATCCAGGCCATCATGCGCAAGCTCTACAACGAAGGGGAGCTGGACGGGTCCGAACTGACGCTGCGCGACCTTACCCAGGCCTCGGACACCTTCCACAGGATTCTCACCGGCATTTTCCACCACCGCATCGAATATCCCGGCGGCGACAGGGGCAAGGACAAGCCCAAGGAGAACGGCGAGAAGACCAAGGAATTAAGCGTCAAGCCCAAGGAACTCTCCGACAAGACCAAGGACAACATAGAGAAGCCCAAGGAATCCGGGGAAAAAGCCAAGGGGAACGGAGCAAAGGCCGGGAGGGCTGAGAAAGCAGCCTAG
- the ybeY gene encoding rRNA maturation RNase YbeY — MPSSIWIEPGARLNPTLPLSRSELKPLVARLLDVLGLHSAAVEIRLVDDAEIARLNSEFLGMPGPTNVLSFPSEGPQRPGYLGEIALSVDTLTREAALYGQEPTEHLIRLLAHGLLHLAGFDHGDAMEEMTAHAVSAVL; from the coding sequence ATGCCTTCCTCCATCTGGATCGAACCGGGCGCTCGCCTAAACCCCACGCTGCCGCTTTCCCGCAGCGAGCTCAAGCCCCTTGTGGCCAGGCTTCTTGACGTTCTCGGCCTTCACAGTGCCGCCGTGGAGATCCGGCTCGTGGACGACGCTGAGATCGCCCGGCTGAACAGCGAATTTCTGGGCATGCCCGGCCCCACCAATGTTCTCTCCTTCCCCTCCGAAGGCCCGCAACGCCCCGGCTATCTCGGCGAAATAGCCCTTTCCGTGGACACGCTCACCCGCGAAGCCGCGCTCTACGGCCAGGAACCCACGGAGCATCTCATCCGGCTGCTCGCCCACGGGCTTCTGCACCTGGCCGGGTTCGACCACGGCGACGCCATGGAAGAGATGACGGCCCACGCCGTGTCCGCAGTTCT